The nucleotide window AGCCGGGGCAGCGGATGCTCGTCGAGGGTCGCCACCGCCCGGGTGCGGACGTTGGACGTCGGGCAGATCTCCATCCCGATCTGGCGCTCGGCCAGGTACGCGAGCAGTTGCGGGTCCTGCGCGGCGGAGATGCCGTGCCCGATCCGCTCGGCGCCCAGCTCGTTCAGCGCGTCCCAGACGGTCTGCGGTCCGGTGGTCTCCCCGGCGTGCGGCACCGAGCGCAGGCCGGCGGCGCGGGCCTGGTCGAAGTAGGGCCGGAACTGCGGTCGGGGTACGCCGATCTCCGGGCCGCCCAGACCGAAACTGACCAGCCCGTCCGGACGCTGGTCCAGCGCGATGCGCAGCGTCTCCTCGGCTGCCGGCAGGCCGGCTTCGCCGGGGATGTCGAAGCACCAGCGCAGCTCGATGCCGAAGTCGGCAAGGGCGCGCTTGCGGGCGTCCTCGATGGCCTCGCAGAACGCCGGCGCGGGAATGCCCCGTCGGACGTGCGAGTACGGGGTGATGGTCAGCTCCGCGTACCGGACCTGTTGGCGGGCCAGCTCCCGGGCCACCTCGTGGGTGAGGATCCAGACGTCCTCCGGGTCGCGGATGAGGTCCACGACGCTCAGGTAGACCTCGATGAAGTGCGCGAAGTCGCGGAACTCGAAGTAGTCGGCGAGCGCGTCCGGGTCGGCCGGCACGGGGGTGCGTCCCTCGTGGCGGGCGGCCAACTCGGCGACGATCCGGGGCGAGGCGGAGCCGACGTGGTGCACGTGCAGCTCCACCTTGGGCAGGCCGGCGATGAAGGTGGGCAGGTCGGTCACGGGTTCTCCTGGGCATGGTCGCCGGTGCGGGCGACGACGAAGACGCGGCGGAACGGGAAGTACACCTGACCCTGCCGCACCGGGTACGCCGCGGTGAGTCGTACTCCCAGTTCGGCTCGGAAGGCGGACCAGCCGGCGGCGTCCAGTGCGGCCCGGACCGGGCGCAGCGCGGTGCCCTCCATCCAGGCCAGCACCGGGTGCTCGGCGGCGGGTCGAGCCGGCAGCAGGTGCACGTAGGTAGTCTCCCAGGCGTCCACCGCGCAGCCGGCGGCGGTCAGCAGCGCCGCGTAGTCGGCCGGGTCGTCGACCGGGTCCGCGCGCAGCAGTGGGGCTACCGTGGCCCGCCAGGTCGGCAGGTCGGCGACCTCG belongs to Micromonospora ureilytica and includes:
- a CDS encoding adenosine deaminase, which translates into the protein MTDLPTFIAGLPKVELHVHHVGSASPRIVAELAARHEGRTPVPADPDALADYFEFRDFAHFIEVYLSVVDLIRDPEDVWILTHEVARELARQQVRYAELTITPYSHVRRGIPAPAFCEAIEDARKRALADFGIELRWCFDIPGEAGLPAAEETLRIALDQRPDGLVSFGLGGPEIGVPRPQFRPYFDQARAAGLRSVPHAGETTGPQTVWDALNELGAERIGHGISAAQDPQLLAYLAERQIGMEICPTSNVRTRAVATLDEHPLPRLVEAGLLVTINSDDPPMFGTTLNDEYAVAARLLGVGAEGLAGLARNAVTASFLDLTGQQRILTEIDAYLATAG